The following are from one region of the Ananas comosus cultivar F153 linkage group 20, ASM154086v1, whole genome shotgun sequence genome:
- the LOC109725432 gene encoding 40S ribosomal protein S8, whose translation MGISRDSMHKRRATGGKKKAWRKKRKYELGRQPANTKLSSNKTVRRVRVRGGNVKWRALRLDTGNYSWGSEAVTRKTRILDVVYNASNNELVRTQTLVKSAIIQVDAAPFKQWYLQHYGVEIGRKKKAPAGAKKEGTEEGEAAATEETKKSNHVLRKLEKRQQGRTLDPHIEEQFGGGRLLACISSRPGQCGRADGYILEGKELEFYMKKIQRKKGKGAAA comes from the exons ATGG GTATCTCGCGTGACTCCATGCACAAGCGCCGCGCCACGGGAGGGAAGAAGAAGGCgtggaggaagaagagaaa GTATGAGTTGGGTCGCCAGCCTGCAAACACCAAGCTCTCGAGCAACAAGACCGTTAGGAGGGTTCGTGTTAGAGGAGGCAACGTGAAGTGGCGCGCTCTCCGTCTGGATACTGGTAACTACTCGTGGGGGAGCGAGGCGGTGACCCGCAAGACCCGTATCCTCGATGTGGTCTACAATGCCTCGAACAATGAGCTTGTGAGGACGCAAACTCTGGTCAAGAGCGCTATTATTCAGGTTGATGCTGCACCCTTCAAGCAGTGGTATCTGCAGCATTACGGTGTTGAGAtcggaaggaagaagaaggccCCTGCTGGTGCCAAGAAGGAAGGAACAGag GAGGGCGAAGCTGCTGCAACGGAGGAAACAAAGAAGAGCAACCACGTCCTCCGGAAGCTGGAGAAGCGGCAGCAGGGCCGGACACTCGACCCCCACATCGAGGAGCAATTTGGTGGTGGGAGGTTGTTGGCCTGCATCTCCTCTCGCCCTGGCCAGTGCGGCAGAGCTGATGG ATATATACTCGAAGGAAAAGAGCTCGAATTCTACATGAAGAAGATCCAGAGGAAGAAGGGCAAGGGTGCCGCAGCCTAA
- the LOC109725858 gene encoding uncharacterized protein At5g48480, producing the protein MAEQENGSAAAAAAAAAGMVGVKAQVVVAGAKGEEAVRFYKAAFGAEELRRATHPKRKAEQELPLLIFAELSIGASSFLVSDRIDDDSVPAAGMKEGSGAGIVMRLEAEDLEGAVARAVAAGAELQGEIAEGEAKLLDSFGVAWIVAASAPKNPSVPAAATATA; encoded by the exons ATGGCGGAGCAGGAGAacggctcggcggcggcggcggcggcggcggcggcgggaatGGTGGGGGTGAAGGCGCAGGTGGTGGTGGCGGGGGCGAAGGGGGAGGAGGCGGTGCGGTTCTACAAGGCGGCGTTCGGGGCGGAGGAGCTGCGGCGCGCGACGCACCCGAAGAGGAAAGCGGAGCAGGAGCTCCCGCTCCTCATCTTCGCCGAGCTCAGTATCGGCGCATCCTCGTTCCTCGTCTCCGATCGGATCGACGACGACTCCGTCCCAGCCGC GGGGATGAAGGAGGGTTCCGGAGCGGGAATCGTGATGCGATTGGAGGCGGAGGATCTGGAGGGGGCCGTGGCGagggcggtggcggcgggggCGGAGCTCCAGGGGGAGATCGCCGAGGGCGAGGCGAAGCTCCTGGACTCGTTCGGCGTCGCGTGGAtcgtcgccgcctccgcccCCAAAAACCCTAGcgtccccgccgccgccaccgccacagCGTAG
- the LOC109725430 gene encoding probable UDP-N-acetylglucosamine--peptide N-acetylglucosaminyltransferase SEC: MMLSLQGDARQQQPQLQLQPPPPAAAPMIGSGVVDWLGFSRGAVVKREAASGSFQLQPLLDGRVDFKPLQSQNPAEVDEEMHLSLAHQNYKAGNYKKALEHSNVVYEKNPQRTDNLLLLGAIYYQLHEFDMCIAKNEEALAIDPHFAECYGNMANAWKEKGDVDLAIRYYLTAIQLRPNFSDAWSNLASAYTRKGKLNEAAQCCRQALSLNPRLVDAHSNLGNLLKSQGFIQEAYKCYIEALRIQPTFAIAWSNLAGLFMEAGDLNRALVYYKEAIKLKPSYADAYLNMGNVYKALGMPQEAIMCYQQALQSRPDYAMAYGNLASTYYEQGQLDLAILHYNQAIIYDSRFVEAYNNLGNALKDAGRLEEAINCYQSCLTLQANHPQALTNLGNVYMEWNMISAAASFYKATISVTTGLSAPFSNLAVIYKQQGNYTDAIACYNEVLRIDPVAADALVNRGNTFKEIGRVNEAIQDYIRAVTIRPTMAEAHANLASAYKDSGHVEAAIKSYKQALYLRPDFPEATCNLLHTLQCVCDWEDRENKFLEVEGIIRRQIKMSVLPSVQPFHAIAYPLDPILALEISRKYAAHCTLIASRFTLPPFTHPPPIPVKSEGGLGRLRVGYVSSDFGNHPLSHLMGSIFGMHNRENIEVFCYALSQNDGTEWRQRIQSEAEHFIDVSSMTSDAIARLINDDKIQILVNLNGYTKGARNEIFAMQPAPIQVSYMGFPGTTGATYIDYLVTDEFVSPTRFAHIYSENLVHLPHCYFVNDYKQKNRDVLDPVCKHKRSDYGLPEDKFIFACFNQLYKMDPEVFNTWCNILRRVPNSVLWLLRFPASGEMRLRTYAVAKGVRPDQIIFTDVAMKSEHIRRSALADLFLDTPLCNAHTTGTDVLWAGLPMITRPLEKMATRVAGSLCLATGVGEEMIVSSMQEYEEKAVTLALNPAKLRALRDRLKEARMFCPLFDTARWVRNLDRAYFKMWNLYCCGQHPKPFKVTENNAEFPYDR, encoded by the exons ATGATGCTCTCGCTGCAGGGCGACGCgcggcagcagcagccgcagctgcagctgcagccGCCGCCTCCGGCGGCTGCGCCGATGATCGGCTCCGGCGTGGTCGATTGGTTAGGGTTTAGTCGCGGCGCGGTCGTAAAGAGGGAGGCGGCGAGTGGTTCGTTCCAGCTGCAGCCCCTGCTCGATGGTAGAGTCGATTTCAAGCCCTTGCAGAGTCAAAATCCGGCGGAAG TTGATGAGGAGATGCATCTCAGTCTTGCGCATCAGAACTACAAAGCAGGGAACTACAAGAAAGCACTTGAGCATAGCAATGTTGTTTATGAGAAGAACCCACAGCGTACCGACAATCTCCTTCTTCTAGGAGCAATATACTATCAG CTACATGAGTTTGATATGTGCATTGCAAAGAATGAAGAAGCTCTGGCAATTGATCCTCATTTTGCGGAGTGTTATGGTAACATGGCAAATGCATGGAAG GAGAAAGGCGATGTTGATCTTGCTATCCGTTATTATTTAACTGCTATCCAG CTCCGGCCCAACTTCTCCGATGCGTGGTCCAACTTGGCTAGTGCGTACACTCGGAAAGGAAAACTGAATGAGGCAGCACAGTGTTGTAGACAGGCTCTCTCACTAAATCCTCGTCTG GTTGATGCCCATAGTAACCTTGGAAATTTGCTGAAATCCCAAGGATTTATTCAAGAG GCATACAAGTGCTACATTGAGGCCTTGCGGATTCAGCCCACCTTTGCTATTGCATGGTCAAATCTTGCTGGGCTGTTCATGGAAGCTGGAGATCTCAACAGAGCCCTCGTGTATTATAAG GAAGCTATTAAACTCAAGCCATCATATGCTGATGCCTACCTGAATATGGGGAATGTTTACAAG GCTTTGGGAATGCCTCAAGAGGCTATTATGTGCTACCAGCAAGCTCTGCAGTCACGTCCTGACTATGCCATGGCATATG GAAACCTTGCAAGCACTTACTATGAGCAAGGTCAGCTTGATTTGGCGATTCTCCACTACAATCAAGCCATAATTTATGATTCCCGTTTTGTGGAGGCATACAACAATCTG GGAAATGCTCTTAAAGATGCTGGTAGATTGGAAGAAGCTATCAATTGTTACCAA TCATGCCTCACCCTGCAAGCTAACCACCCACAAGCTCTCACTAACCTTGGTAATGTATACATGGAATG GAACATGATAAGTGCAGCTGCTTCATTCTACAAGGCGACAATATCTGTAACAACTGGATTATCTGCTCCTTTTAGCAATTTAGCAGTGATATATAAACAACAA GGAAACTACACAGACGCTATAGCTTGCTACAATGAGGTGCTCCGAATAGATCCCGTGGCAGCTGATGCTCTAGTTAACAGGGGAAACACGTTCAAAGAGATTGGTAGAGTTAATGAAGCGATACAGGATTATATACGAGCTGTGACAATAAGGCCGACTATGGCAGAAGCTCATGCAAACTTAGCCTCAGCTTATAAGGACAG TGGACATGTTGAAGCTGCTATAAAGAGCTATAAACAAGCTCTTTATCTGCGTCCAGACTTTCCGGAAGcaacttgtaatcttttacaCACTTTGCAG TGTGTCTGTGATTGGGAAGATAGAGAGAACAAGTTCCTTGAGGTTGAAGGAATCATTAGAAGGCAGATAAAG ATGTCCGTTCTTCCAAGTGTGCAACCGTTCCATGCTATAGCTTATCCACTTGATCCCATACTTGCCTTGGAAATCAG CCGCAAATATGCTGCTCATTGTACGCTGATAGCTTCTCGTTTCACGCTTCCTCCCTTTACTCACCCCCCTCCCATTCCTGTGAAGAGTGAAGGTGGACTAGGTCGGCTAAGGGTAGG ATATGTGAGTAGTGACTTTGGCAACCATCCTCTATCTCATCTTATGGGCTCTATTTTCGGCATGCACAACCGGGAGAACATTGAG GTTTTCTGTTATGCACTGAGTCAAAATGATGGCACTGAGTGGAGGCAGCGTATTCAGTCTGAAGCCGAGCATTTTATTGACGTATCTTCTATGACATCTGATGCGATCGCCAGGTTGATCAACGATGATAAGATACAGATCCTAGTCAATCTTAATGGATATACCAAG ggtgctagaaatGAAATTTTCGCTATGCAACCAGCACCTATTCAGGTTTCTTACATGGGCTTTCCCGGGACAACTGGTGCAACATACATCGACTATTTGGTCACCGATGAG TTTGTTTCGCCTACGCGCTTCGCACATATTTACTCTGAGAATCTTGTCCATCTGCCTCATTGCTACTTCGTGAATGATTATAAGCAG AAAAACCGAGATGTTCTCGATCCGGTCTGCAAACACAAACGGTCTGATTATGGGTTGCCtgaagataaatttattttcgcATGCTTTAATCAGCTTTACAAGATGGACCCTGAAGTATTTAATACTTG GTGCAATATCCTTAGACGAGTTCCAAATAGTGTACTGTGGCTGCTAAGGTTTCCAGCCTCAGGCGAGATGAGGTTGCGAACAT ATGCCGTTGCGAAGGGGGTGAGGCCAGATCAGATCATTTTCACAGACGTAGCGATGAAAAGTGAGCACATTCGTCGAAGCGCTTTGGCGGATCTCTTCCTTGACAC GCCCCTGTGTAATGCACACACCACAGGCACAGATGTATTATGGGCCGGATTGCCGATGATTACACGACCGCTGGAGAAAATGGCCACTAGAGTGGCCGGCTCATTGTGTCTAGCTACTGGAGTTGGCGAAGAGATGATTGTAAGCAG TATGCAAGAGTATGAAGAAAAAGCTGTCACACTGGCTTTAAATCCCGCAAAGCTCAGGGCGCTTAGAGATAGATTGAAGGAAGCTCGCATGTTTTGCCCTCTTTTTGACACTGCTCGATGG GTGCGGAATCTCGATAGAGCCTACTTCAAAATGTGGAACCTCTACTGCTGCGGCCAGCATCCGAAGCCCTTTAAGGTGACGGAAAACAACGCCGAGTTCCCGTACGACAGGTAG
- the LOC109725431 gene encoding protein transport protein SEC23-like, with product MAADLSAAAAADPDGPDAVRLTWRSWPRSKVEASKCVVPVAASISPLRTSPSLVVLPYAPLRCKPPCAAALNPYARVDFAAKIWICPLCFSRNHFPPHYAGISEANVPGELYPQCSTVEYAPPPLDASPPPPPVFLFVIDTCLIEEELGFVKSAMRRAIGLLPDHALVGLVTFGTQVHLHELGFADLSKIYVFRGTKEISKEQILDQLGLAAAGGRGAVAAGFPNPKGLPQANGRLHPPGSVNRFLLPASDCEYTLNSLLDELQTDQWPVEAGNRALRCTGVALSVAAGLLGACVPGTGARIIALVGGPCTEGPGMIVSKDLSEPVRSHKDLDKDAAPHFHKAVKVYDNLAKQLVNQGHVLDLFASALDQVGVAEMKVAVERTGGLVVLSESFGHSVFKDSFKRIFEDGEQSLGLSFNGTLEINCSKDIKIQGVIGPCTSLEKKGALCSDSVVGQGNTTAWKMCGLDRTTSLTVFFDISPSDRSSQPGYPNPNLYIQFVTNYQHPDGQMRMRVTTITQKWVDSSAGTEELVEGFDQETAAVVLARYISLKMEMEEEFDATRWLDRSLIRLCSRFGDYRKDDPTSFTLHPNLSLFPQFMFNLRRSQFVQVFNNSPDETAYFRMLLNRESITNSLAMIQPSLLSYSFNSPPAPALLDVASIAADRILLLDAYFSIVIFHGMTVAQWRNMGYQNQPEHQAFALLLQAPHDDAQLIIKDRFPVPRLVVCDQHGSQARFLLAKLNPSATYNSAHEVAPGSDIIFTDDVSLQVFYEHLQRLAVQS from the exons ATGGCCGCGGACCtctctgcggcggcggcggcggacccCGATGGGCCGGACGCAGTGCGGCTCACATGGCGGTCGTGGCCGCGATCGAAGGTGGAGGCGAGCAAGTGCGTGGTGCCCGTGGCCGCCTCCATCTCCCCGCTCCGCACCTCGCCGTCGCTCGTCGTCCTCCCCTACGCGCCCCTCCGGTGCAAGCCCCCCTGCGCCGCCGCGCTCAACCCCTACGCACGCGTCGACTTCGCGGCGAAGATCTGGATCTGCCCCCTCTGCTTCTCCCGCAACCACTTCCCGCCTCACTACGCCGGGATCAGCGAGGCCAACGTCCCCGGCGAGCTCTACCCCCAGTGCTCCACCGTCGAGTACGCGCCCCCGCCGCTCGACGcctccccgcccccgccccccgTGTTCCTCTTCGTCATCGACACCTGCCTCATCGAGGAGGAGCTAGGGTTCGTCAAATCCGCCATGCGCCGCGCCATCGGCCTCCTCCCCGACCACGCCCTCGTCGGCCTCGTCACGTTCGGGACGCAGGTGCACCTGCACGAGCTGGGCTTCGCGGATCTGTCCAAGATCTACGTGTTCCGGGGGACGAAGGAGATCTCCAAGGAGCAGATCTTGGATCAGCTCGGGTTGGCGGCCGCCGGAGGGCGAGGAGCGGTCGCGGCGGGGTTTCCGAACCCTAAGGGGTTGCCGCAGGCCAACGGTCGGCTCCATCCACCGGGCTCGGTCAATAGGTTCCTCCTCCCTGCGTCGGACTGCGAGTACACCCTCAATTCG TTGTTGGATGAATTGCAGACTGATCAGTGGCCGGTGGAGGCAGGAAACCGAGCTTTGCGATGCACGGGTGTTGCTCTCAGTGTTGCGGCCGGCTTGTTGGGAGCGTGCGTGCCTGGTACTGGGGCTCGGATCATAGCTTTGGTTGGTGGGCCATGTACTGAAGGGCCGGGAATG ATTGTATCAAAAGATTTGTCGGAGCCAGTGCGATCACATAAAGATCTCGACAAAGACGCAGCTCCACATTTCCACAAGGCAGTAAAAGTTTATGACAATCTGGCGAAACAGTTGGTTAATCAGGGCCATGTGTTGGACCTTTTTGCATCTGCACTTGACCAG GTTGGGGTTGCGGAGATGAAAGTTGCCGTTGAAAGAACAGGCGGTCTTGTCGTTCTGTCTGAAAGTTTTGGCCACTCTGTTTTCAAAGATTCGTTCAAACGAATCTTTGAGGATGGCGAGCAGTCTTTAGGCCTTTCTTTTAA TGGTACACTTGAAATCAACTGCTCAAAGGACATAAAGATTCAGGGAGTTATTGGGCCATGCACATCTTTGGAGAAG AAAGGAGCTCTGTGTTCTGATTCCGTTGTTGGTCAAGGCAACACAACTGCGTGGAAAATGTGTGGTCTTGATAGGACTACTTCTCTGACCGTCTTTTTTGATATATCACCAAGTGATCGCTCAAGCCAACCAGGATATCCAAATCCCAATTTGTACATTCAGTTTGTGACAAA CTATCAGCATCCAGATGGTCAAATGAGGATGAGGGTTACAACCATTACCCAGAAATGGGTGGATAGTTCTGCCGGAACAGAG GAATTGGTTGAAGGTTTTGACCAAGAAACTGCTGCTGTCGTTTTGGCAAGATATATCTCCTTGAAAATGGAGATGGAG GAAGAATTTGATGCGACACGATGGCTGGACAGATCGCTCATACGACTTTGTTCACGATTCGGTGATTATCGTAAAGACGATCCTACTTCATTTACCTTACATCCTAATTTATCGCTATTTCCTCAATTCATGTTTAATCTGCGGCGTTCACAATTCGTACAG GTGTTCAATAATAGTCCGGATGAAACAGCATATTTCCGAATGTTGTTGAACCGTGAGAGTATCACCAACTCTCTTGCGATGATCCAACCTTCCTTACTCTCATACTCATTTAATTCACCTCCAGCTCCTGCGTTACTCGACGTAGCATCCATTGCAGCAGATCGCATACTGTTGCTCGATGCCTATTTTAGCATTGTTATCTTCCATGGTATGACGGTTGCTCAGTGGCGCAACATGGGTTACCAGAATCAGCCAGAGCATCAG GCTTTTGCTCTACTGTTGCAAGCTCCTCACGACGATGCCCAGCTTATTATAAAAGATCGATTCCCCGTACCAAGATTAGTTGTTTGTGATCAACATGGCTCACAG GCGAGATTTTTGCTGGCGAAACTGAACCCATCGGCCACATACAACTCGGCTCACGAGGTTGCTCCGGGCTCCGACATCATCTTCACGGACGACGTCAGCCTCCAAGTATTCTACGAGCATCTCCAACGGTTGGCCGTTCAGTCGTAA